One Osmerus mordax isolate fOsmMor3 chromosome 16, fOsmMor3.pri, whole genome shotgun sequence genomic window carries:
- the LOC136958738 gene encoding insulin-like growth factor II, with amino-acid sequence MSSSSLVPVFALTMTLYIVEMASAETLCGGELVDVLQFVCKDRGFHFSRPGRASNRRSQNQGIVEECCFRGCDLNLLEQYCAKSERYVSASSLQVIPVMLVLKQEVLKKHHVSSNYKYINWQRKAAQRLRRIVPSILRTRKFRLQGDQVFANEEFMFHAPMMTLLNMTIFSSKNNSNYATVKLSKLRSCYYTVGMKRSTDDVTGSPEKKKLNADDQLSIFDSYFESD; translated from the exons ATGTCTTCGTCAAGTCTAGTGCCGGTGTTTGCGCTGACAATGACGTTGTACATTGTTGAAATGGCCTCGGCTGAAACGCTGTGTGGTGGAGAGTTAGTGGACGTACTTCAGTTCGTCTGTAAAGATAGAGGATTCCATTTCAGTAGACCTGGTAGGGCCAGCAATAGGCGCTCTCAGAACCAAGGGATTGTGGAGGAGTGCTGCTTCCGCGGCTGCGACCTCAACCTCTTGGAGCAGTACTGTGCTAAGTCCGAGAGATACGtgtcagcctcctctctgcaggTCATACCTGTGATGCTCGTTCTCAAACAAGAGGTACTCAAGAAACATCATGTGTCCTCCAACTACAAGTACATCAACTGGCAGCGGAAGGCGGCCCAGCGCCTTCGGAGGATCGTCCCCTCCATACTGCGGACCAGGAAGTTCCGGTTGCAGGGGGATCAA GTCTTTGCCAATGAGGAGTTCATGTTCCACGCACCCATGATGACGCTGTTAAACATGACGATATTCTCCAGCAAGAACAACAGCAATTACGCCACTGTCAAGCTATCTAAGCTGCGAAGCTGTTACTACACT GTTGGTATGAAACGATCTACAGATGACGTAACAGGTAGCCCTGAGAAAAAGAAACTCAACGCTGATGACCAACTGAGCATATTTGACAGCTACTTTGAGTCAGATTGA